In one window of Tellurirhabdus rosea DNA:
- a CDS encoding glycosyl hydrolase, with protein MIQINNDLVPADLSAKLTRFWELSAQKIRLIEAEYDTAKGSPVFTEAGKYTTRGWTEWTQGFQYGSAILQFDATGEPEFLEMGRTRTLTAMAPHVSHIGVHDHGFNNVSTYGNLLRLMHEGKIPFSEWEKNFYEMALKISGAVQASRWTTVRNGGFIHSFNGPHSLFVDTIRSCRALVVSHSLGHVFQGEGDARISLLERALLHMKATADYSIFYGGGRDSYDVWGRTAHESVFNTKDGAFRCPNSQQGYSGFTTWTRGLAWAMCGFPEELEYLQTLPDGELEPFGGRQEVEAFLLKAARATCDFYIEHTPVDGIPYWDTGAPNLHRLGNYLDRPAEPVNDFEPVDSSAAAIGAQGLLRLGKYLSEKGETEAGKRYTQAGLTVLNRLLEEPYLSTDPAHQGLLLHSIYHRPNGWDYVPEGSKIPYGESSMWGDYHIRELALYVQRLVDGGPYYAFFNCLGR; from the coding sequence ATGATTCAGATTAATAACGATTTAGTACCTGCCGATTTATCTGCCAAACTGACCCGCTTCTGGGAGCTGTCTGCCCAAAAAATCCGCCTGATTGAAGCCGAATACGATACCGCCAAAGGATCACCTGTCTTTACGGAGGCCGGGAAATACACCACCCGCGGCTGGACCGAATGGACGCAGGGCTTTCAGTACGGATCGGCTATTCTGCAATTTGACGCCACGGGCGAACCGGAATTCCTCGAAATGGGCCGGACCAGAACCCTGACGGCGATGGCCCCGCACGTGAGCCACATCGGCGTCCACGACCACGGTTTCAACAACGTCAGCACCTACGGCAACCTGCTCCGGCTGATGCATGAGGGCAAAATCCCGTTCAGCGAGTGGGAAAAGAACTTTTACGAAATGGCGCTCAAGATTTCGGGGGCCGTTCAGGCGAGCCGCTGGACAACTGTCCGCAACGGGGGCTTCATTCATTCCTTCAACGGCCCGCATTCGCTGTTCGTCGATACGATCCGCTCCTGCCGGGCGCTGGTCGTCAGCCACAGCCTCGGACATGTGTTTCAGGGCGAAGGTGACGCCAGAATCAGCCTGCTCGAACGGGCGCTGCTGCACATGAAAGCCACCGCCGACTACTCGATTTTCTACGGCGGAGGCCGCGATTCGTACGACGTATGGGGCCGTACGGCACACGAAAGCGTATTCAACACCAAAGACGGGGCCTTCCGCTGCCCCAACTCCCAGCAGGGCTACAGCGGGTTCACCACCTGGACCCGCGGCCTCGCCTGGGCCATGTGCGGCTTTCCCGAAGAACTGGAGTACCTCCAGACGCTGCCCGACGGTGAACTGGAACCGTTTGGCGGTCGCCAGGAGGTGGAAGCCTTCCTGCTGAAAGCCGCCCGCGCTACCTGCGATTTTTACATCGAACACACGCCCGTAGACGGGATTCCGTACTGGGATACCGGGGCTCCGAACCTGCACAGACTGGGCAACTACCTCGACCGGCCCGCTGAGCCGGTCAACGACTTCGAACCGGTCGACAGTTCCGCCGCGGCCATCGGGGCGCAGGGGCTGCTTCGTCTGGGAAAATACCTGTCCGAAAAAGGGGAGACCGAAGCCGGGAAACGCTACACCCAGGCGGGCCTGACGGTCCTGAACCGTTTGCTGGAAGAGCCTTACCTGAGCACCGACCCGGCTCACCAGGGCTTGCTGCTGCACTCGATCTACCACCGGCCCAACGGCTGGGATTACGTCCCGGAAGGCAGCAAAATTCCCTATGGCGAATCGAGCATGTGGGGCGACTACCACATCCGCGAACTGGCGCTGTACGTCCAGCGGCTGGTGGACGGCGGGCCGTACTACGCCTTTTTCAACTGTTTGGGACGATAA
- a CDS encoding M1 family metallopeptidase: MKKVAILLGCLMGFSQVQAQSTSSTSKYNPQELFHPLFNMQPGNDYRTGGGSPGPRYWQNRADYRLNVTLDDVKNTLSGEVEITYKNNSPEALPFLWVNLDQNAFADTSRAAKTTPTSGGRFGNQGFAGGFQLGAVQVNGQKADYVVTDTRMQLRLAKPLEPKGEVKIRIAYSFLIPTYGSDRLGIQPTKNGNVYELAQWYPRMAVYDDIEGWNVIPYLGAGEFYLDYGDIEYSVTVPWNHLVVGSGELTNPQEVLTAQQRQRLEQARNSDKTVMLRSAEEVTSPQSRPKQSGTLTWKFRCQNTRDVAFASSKAFIWDAARINLPSGKKSLAMSAYPVESDGRDGWGRSTEYVKGSIEFYSKYIYEYTYPVATNVAGIVGGMEYPGIVFCHWRSKKDGLWGVTDHEFGHNWFPMIVGNNERKYAWMDEGFNTFINILSTEAFNNGEYNNDRATMHDIAPALFQLDEPIMTTPDVLKNSQSLGIMGYYKPGMGLKLLREVVLGKDRFDYAFRMYVDRWAFKHPTPHDFFRTIEDAAGEDLGWFWKGYFFETYKLDQSVQNVKYVDNTPTKGSLVTIENLEKMAMPTTVEVVETNGKKTRVSLPVEIWQRGGKWTFKANTTTAVRTVTVDPDKQLPDINPGNNTWKGEAQ; encoded by the coding sequence ATGAAAAAAGTCGCTATCCTTTTGGGATGCCTGATGGGATTCAGTCAGGTACAGGCCCAAAGCACTTCATCAACCTCGAAGTACAACCCTCAGGAGTTGTTTCACCCGCTGTTCAACATGCAGCCGGGCAATGACTACCGCACCGGCGGCGGCTCGCCCGGCCCGCGCTACTGGCAGAACCGCGCCGACTACCGCCTGAACGTCACGCTGGACGATGTGAAAAACACGCTCAGCGGCGAAGTGGAGATTACTTATAAGAACAACAGCCCGGAAGCCCTGCCGTTTCTGTGGGTGAACCTGGACCAGAACGCCTTTGCTGATACGTCGCGGGCGGCCAAGACCACCCCGACCTCGGGCGGCCGCTTCGGCAACCAGGGCTTCGCGGGTGGTTTTCAGCTTGGGGCCGTGCAGGTCAACGGGCAGAAAGCCGATTACGTCGTGACCGACACCCGAATGCAGCTCCGTCTGGCCAAACCGCTGGAGCCGAAAGGGGAGGTCAAAATCCGGATTGCCTATTCGTTCCTGATCCCGACCTACGGCTCGGACCGTCTGGGAATCCAGCCGACCAAAAACGGCAATGTCTACGAATTGGCCCAGTGGTATCCGCGCATGGCCGTTTACGACGATATCGAAGGCTGGAACGTGATTCCGTACCTCGGCGCCGGGGAGTTTTACCTCGACTACGGCGACATCGAATACTCGGTTACGGTGCCCTGGAACCACCTCGTGGTCGGTTCCGGCGAGCTGACCAACCCGCAGGAAGTCCTGACGGCCCAGCAGCGGCAGCGGCTGGAGCAGGCCCGCAACTCCGACAAAACGGTGATGCTGCGCTCGGCGGAGGAAGTGACCAGCCCGCAGAGCCGTCCGAAACAATCGGGCACGCTGACCTGGAAATTCCGCTGCCAGAACACCCGCGACGTGGCGTTTGCGTCTTCCAAAGCGTTCATCTGGGACGCCGCCCGCATCAACCTGCCGAGCGGTAAAAAGTCGCTGGCGATGTCGGCTTACCCCGTGGAAAGCGACGGCCGCGACGGCTGGGGCCGCTCGACCGAATACGTGAAAGGCTCGATTGAGTTTTACTCGAAATACATCTACGAATACACGTACCCGGTGGCAACCAACGTGGCTGGCATCGTCGGCGGCATGGAGTACCCGGGCATCGTGTTCTGCCACTGGCGTTCGAAAAAAGACGGGCTTTGGGGCGTGACGGACCACGAGTTCGGGCACAACTGGTTCCCGATGATCGTGGGCAACAACGAGCGGAAGTACGCCTGGATGGACGAAGGCTTCAACACCTTTATCAACATCCTGTCCACGGAGGCCTTCAATAACGGCGAGTACAACAACGACCGGGCGACCATGCACGACATCGCTCCGGCCCTGTTCCAGCTCGACGAGCCGATCATGACCACGCCGGACGTGCTCAAAAACAGCCAGTCGCTGGGGATCATGGGTTACTACAAACCCGGCATGGGCCTGAAGCTGCTGCGCGAAGTGGTGCTGGGCAAAGACCGGTTTGATTACGCGTTCCGGATGTATGTTGACCGCTGGGCCTTCAAACACCCGACACCGCACGACTTTTTCCGGACCATCGAGGACGCCGCCGGCGAAGACCTGGGTTGGTTCTGGAAAGGCTATTTCTTCGAGACTTACAAGCTCGACCAGTCGGTGCAGAACGTGAAATATGTGGACAACACCCCGACCAAAGGCTCGCTGGTGACCATCGAAAACCTGGAAAAAATGGCGATGCCGACGACGGTGGAAGTGGTGGAAACCAACGGCAAGAAAACTCGGGTCAGCCTGCCGGTCGAAATCTGGCAGCGCGGCGGTAAGTGGACGTTCAAGGCCAACACGACGACGGCCGTCCGGACGGTCACAGTGGACCCCGACAAGCAGTTGCCGGACATCAATCCGGGCAACAACACCTGGAAAGGCGAAGCGCAATAG
- a CDS encoding FAD-binding and (Fe-S)-binding domain-containing protein: protein MQQALQHLAGQLEGDLFLDNTMRTLYATDASAYREMPLAVAIPRTEADLKRLIAFANEHNTSLIPRTAGTSLAGQVVGNGIVVDVSKHFNKILEFNKDERWVRVQPGVVRDELNLFLRPHGLYFGPETSTANRAMIGGMVGNNSCGSNSVVYGSTREHLLEVRALLADGSEATFTSIKSEKLKIKNSLSTLEGAIYRRTDEMLADAENVLEIRRNFPKPTIERRNTGYALDMLLDCAPYTPEGPDFNFCRLIAGSEGTLCLLTEIKLNVVPVPPRESGLVCIHCRSIDESLRATLVALKYKPYAVELIDDIILEQASTNAEQRKNSFFVQKTADDRFPIILVVDLSRDTKAEVEKLAAAMEAELRAAGMGYHFPLLFGDDSKKIWTLRKAGLGLLGNLPGDEKAVAVIEDTAVDVRDLPDFIRDFNEILKKNGMSSVHYAHAGSGEIHLRPIINLKTSEGHRQFRLIAEEIATLVKKYDGSLSGEHGDGRLRGEFIPQMVGPKNYELMRDLKRTWDPKGIFNPGKIVDTPPMDTFLRYEAGQQTPTFNTVFRYPNQDVLQHAEQCNGSGDCRKTQLSGGTMCPSYMATRNEKDTTRARANMLREMLTRSPKENRFDHEEIKDVMDLCLSCKGCKSECPSNVDMAKLKAEFLQHYYDANGVPVRSRLVANFSKLSGLASLVPWAYNAVFETPALRKAANRVVGFHPDRTMPLLHSTTLKKWFERRKGSKGGKEERTTVSPSSLSSPSRLVYLFCDEFTNYNDVEVGQKAVMLLEELGYEVIIPEHGESGRASLSKGLLREARKIADRNVRLLKDVISEETPLVGIEPSAILTFRDEYPDLVSEELAEAAGRLAKVALTFEEFMAREIDAKRITSDSFTTEPKLMKLHGHCQQKAVSSLVPAKKMLSLPKNYTVHLIPSGCCGMAGSFGYEAEHYDISMQIGELVLFPTVRQQPEEVIIAAPGTSCRHQIKDGTGRKAKHPAEILYEALIEVRQTAMSAETLTH from the coding sequence ATGCAGCAAGCGCTTCAACATCTGGCCGGCCAACTGGAAGGCGACCTTTTTCTGGATAATACCATGCGGACACTCTACGCCACCGATGCGTCGGCGTACCGCGAAATGCCCCTGGCCGTAGCCATTCCCCGCACCGAGGCGGATCTGAAACGGCTCATTGCCTTTGCCAATGAACACAACACCTCGCTCATTCCGCGCACGGCCGGAACGTCTCTGGCCGGGCAGGTCGTCGGCAACGGCATCGTGGTGGATGTGTCGAAGCATTTCAATAAAATTCTCGAATTCAACAAGGATGAGCGCTGGGTGCGGGTACAGCCGGGCGTCGTCCGCGACGAGCTGAACCTGTTTTTGCGTCCGCACGGCCTGTATTTCGGCCCCGAAACCTCGACGGCCAACCGGGCCATGATCGGCGGGATGGTCGGCAACAACTCCTGCGGCTCCAACTCGGTCGTGTACGGCTCCACCCGCGAGCACCTGCTCGAAGTACGGGCGCTGCTGGCCGACGGCAGCGAGGCGACTTTTACGTCAATTAAAAGTGAAAAATTAAAAATAAAAAATAGCCTTTCGACGCTGGAAGGGGCGATTTACCGGAGGACGGACGAGATGCTGGCGGATGCGGAAAACGTGCTCGAAATCCGGCGGAATTTCCCCAAACCGACCATCGAACGGCGCAACACGGGTTACGCGCTCGACATGCTGCTCGACTGCGCGCCGTACACGCCGGAAGGGCCGGACTTCAATTTCTGCCGCCTCATCGCCGGGTCGGAAGGGACGCTCTGCCTGCTGACCGAAATCAAGCTTAATGTGGTGCCGGTTCCGCCCAGGGAGTCGGGGCTGGTCTGTATCCACTGCCGCTCCATTGACGAGTCGCTGCGGGCGACGCTGGTGGCGCTCAAATACAAGCCCTACGCCGTCGAACTCATCGACGATATAATTCTGGAACAGGCATCCACGAATGCCGAACAGCGCAAAAACAGCTTTTTTGTGCAGAAAACGGCGGACGACCGATTCCCCATCATTCTGGTCGTGGATCTGTCCCGCGACACGAAGGCGGAGGTCGAGAAACTGGCCGCCGCGATGGAGGCCGAACTCCGGGCCGCGGGCATGGGCTACCATTTTCCCCTGCTTTTCGGCGACGACAGCAAGAAGATCTGGACGCTCCGCAAGGCGGGCCTCGGCCTGCTGGGTAACCTGCCGGGCGACGAAAAAGCCGTGGCGGTGATCGAAGACACGGCCGTGGACGTTCGTGACCTGCCGGATTTTATCCGCGATTTCAACGAGATTCTGAAGAAGAACGGCATGTCGTCGGTGCACTACGCCCATGCCGGGTCGGGGGAAATTCACCTGCGGCCGATCATCAACCTGAAGACCAGCGAAGGCCACCGGCAATTCCGACTGATTGCCGAGGAAATTGCGACGCTGGTCAAGAAATACGACGGCTCGCTCTCGGGCGAACACGGCGACGGACGGCTGCGCGGCGAGTTTATCCCGCAGATGGTCGGGCCGAAGAACTACGAGCTGATGCGCGACCTGAAGCGCACCTGGGACCCGAAAGGCATTTTCAACCCCGGCAAGATCGTGGATACGCCGCCGATGGACACGTTCCTGCGGTACGAAGCGGGCCAGCAGACGCCGACCTTCAACACGGTGTTCCGCTACCCGAATCAGGACGTGCTGCAGCATGCCGAACAGTGCAACGGCTCGGGCGACTGCCGCAAAACGCAGCTGTCGGGCGGCACCATGTGCCCCTCGTACATGGCGACCCGCAACGAAAAGGACACCACCCGGGCGCGGGCGAACATGCTGCGCGAAATGCTGACGCGCTCGCCGAAGGAAAACCGCTTCGACCACGAAGAAATCAAGGACGTGATGGACCTCTGCCTGTCCTGCAAAGGCTGCAAGTCAGAATGCCCGTCGAACGTGGACATGGCGAAGCTGAAGGCCGAATTTCTTCAGCATTATTACGATGCCAACGGCGTACCCGTGCGCAGTCGGCTGGTGGCTAATTTCTCGAAACTGTCGGGTCTGGCTTCGCTGGTGCCCTGGGCCTACAACGCCGTTTTTGAGACGCCCGCCCTGCGGAAGGCTGCCAACCGCGTCGTCGGCTTCCATCCCGACCGGACGATGCCGCTGCTGCATTCGACGACGCTGAAGAAGTGGTTTGAAAGGAGGAAGGGGAGCAAAGGGGGAAAGGAGGAAAGGACGACCGTCTCTCCCTCGTCCCTTTCGTCCCCTTCCCGCCTTGTCTATCTTTTCTGCGACGAGTTTACGAATTACAACGACGTAGAAGTAGGGCAGAAGGCGGTAATGCTGCTCGAAGAACTGGGCTACGAGGTAATCATTCCGGAGCATGGCGAATCGGGCCGGGCGTCGCTGTCGAAAGGACTTTTGCGGGAGGCCCGGAAAATAGCGGACCGCAACGTTCGTTTGTTAAAGGATGTCATTTCGGAAGAAACGCCGCTGGTCGGCATCGAACCCTCGGCCATTCTGACCTTCCGCGACGAATACCCGGACCTGGTCAGCGAGGAACTGGCCGAAGCCGCCGGACGTCTGGCGAAAGTGGCTCTGACGTTCGAAGAATTTATGGCCCGCGAAATCGACGCGAAACGCATCACGTCCGATTCATTCACGACCGAACCGAAGCTGATGAAACTGCACGGGCATTGCCAGCAGAAAGCCGTTTCGTCGCTGGTTCCGGCCAAAAAGATGCTGTCGCTGCCGAAAAACTACACGGTTCACCTCATCCCGTCGGGATGCTGCGGGATGGCGGGCTCGTTTGGCTACGAGGCGGAACATTACGATATTTCGATGCAGATCGGCGAGCTGGTGCTTTTCCCGACGGTGCGTCAGCAGCCCGAGGAGGTAATCATTGCCGCGCCGGGCACGAGCTGCCGCCACCAGATCAAGGACGGAACGGGCCGCAAGGCGAAGCACCCGGCGGAGATTCTGTACGAAGCCCTTATTGAAGTACGGCAGACGGCCATGTCTGCCGAAACCCTGACTCATTAA
- a CDS encoding SusC/RagA family TonB-linked outer membrane protein, with product MGVMRLFALAVTLVMLFDSQISFAQGRTVTGTITDASRSPLPGVSVQIKGTARGTSSGADGTYTLSNVGEGATLVFSFIGFTTQEVPVGNRSSVDVQLTDDTKALQEVVVIGYGTQRVKDATGSVVAIGPKDFNKGVIASPEQLLQGRAAGIQITPASGEPGAGVNIRIRGTTSIRSNNNPLFVVDGVPLDGGDVSDGGRDFGAGTQSARNPLTFLNPDDIENISVLKDASSAAIYGARGANGVVLITTKRGKSGQSALNFSANASVSSTLRRYDLVKAADYAAALRSAQVDVTSINNAGASTDWQDQIFRTSLSQNYNINYGGGNDNTRYNLSLGYSDQQGIVKNSGLRRITGRVNASQDLFNDKVTLDLQLTTSGIRDNYVPNGDNAGYQGNLIGAAIQANPTYPVYDQYGRFFNPDGYADLIDPATNRPIPGSGTVPNGVAFRNPVSLLEGVNDVGTTNRTLGNIGLTWRIIDGLSYKLNFGIDNSMSERRTSILRNLPGFSESILQNAGRGVIQNRQRSSQLLEHTLNYNQKIGPGQFDGVLGFSYQKFNNQASFLQAQLFQSTAVFPYTNNMNAVNNQGSNKAYFAGSDLNESELQSYFGRVNYNLNEKYLLTATVRVDGSSKFGPNNKYGVFPAFGAGWNISDEAFMQGVKEKGVTAKIRGSWGVTGNQEFPANITPVRYTFDQNNNATNRDIVNNDNLRWEQTRQFGIGADLTFFNGRLGATIDYFDKNTTDLLFEAAYAAPAPARARWINLPANIINRGVELGITYDIVRGENFTWDVAANGTFLKNEVTDFTGLYNAGAINGQGLTGAYAQRIVGGRPLFSFFMPTFTGFDASGFGQYTDPTLQLAYVGSAIPTYNFGLTNNFGYKGWSASLFITGAGGNYLYNNTANAIFVKGNLGVGRNVTTDVVTNGENRLNPPIVSTRFLEKGDFVRLSNLVISRGINLPAGSAIRGLRVSLTGQNLLVLTKYTGIDPEVNTNKTLDGIPSLGIDYTSFPTARTFTLGITGTF from the coding sequence ATGGGCGTCATGCGTCTGTTCGCGCTGGCCGTTACGCTGGTCATGCTGTTTGACAGCCAGATTTCCTTCGCGCAGGGCCGTACCGTGACCGGTACGATAACGGATGCGTCCCGCTCCCCGCTGCCCGGCGTAAGCGTTCAGATAAAAGGAACGGCAAGAGGTACTTCTTCCGGTGCCGACGGTACGTACACCCTCTCCAACGTAGGCGAGGGCGCAACGCTGGTTTTCTCGTTCATTGGCTTCACCACGCAGGAAGTGCCGGTCGGCAACCGTTCGTCGGTGGATGTTCAACTCACGGACGACACGAAGGCCCTGCAGGAAGTGGTGGTTATCGGTTACGGAACGCAGCGCGTTAAGGACGCAACGGGTTCGGTCGTGGCCATCGGTCCCAAGGATTTTAACAAAGGGGTCATTGCCTCACCCGAGCAGCTGCTCCAGGGTCGTGCGGCCGGTATCCAGATCACACCCGCCAGCGGTGAACCGGGCGCGGGCGTCAACATCCGGATTCGCGGAACCACGTCGATCCGGTCGAACAACAACCCGCTCTTTGTCGTCGACGGCGTTCCTCTCGACGGGGGCGACGTGTCGGACGGTGGACGCGACTTCGGTGCCGGTACGCAGTCGGCGCGTAACCCGCTGACGTTCCTCAACCCGGATGATATCGAAAACATTTCGGTGTTGAAGGATGCCTCTTCGGCGGCGATCTACGGTGCCCGCGGTGCGAATGGCGTTGTCCTGATTACGACCAAGCGTGGCAAATCGGGGCAGAGCGCGCTCAACTTCTCGGCGAACGCCAGCGTAAGCTCAACGCTGCGCCGCTACGATCTGGTGAAAGCGGCTGATTATGCGGCCGCCCTGCGTTCGGCCCAGGTAGACGTTACCTCGATCAACAACGCCGGCGCTTCGACCGACTGGCAGGATCAGATTTTCCGGACGAGCCTATCGCAGAACTACAACATCAACTACGGCGGCGGTAACGACAACACGCGCTACAACCTCTCGCTGGGTTATTCGGACCAGCAGGGTATCGTGAAGAACTCCGGCTTGCGCCGGATCACCGGCCGCGTGAACGCTTCGCAGGACTTGTTCAACGACAAAGTAACACTCGACCTGCAGCTGACCACGTCAGGAATCCGCGACAACTACGTTCCCAACGGGGACAATGCCGGTTATCAGGGCAACCTGATCGGGGCGGCTATTCAGGCCAACCCGACGTATCCGGTATACGATCAGTATGGCCGCTTCTTCAACCCGGATGGCTACGCTGATCTCATCGATCCGGCGACCAACCGGCCAATTCCCGGCTCAGGCACGGTACCCAACGGGGTGGCGTTCCGGAACCCGGTTTCGTTGCTGGAAGGGGTGAACGACGTAGGTACTACCAACCGTACCCTGGGGAACATCGGCCTTACCTGGCGGATCATCGACGGTCTGTCGTACAAACTGAACTTCGGTATCGATAACTCGATGTCGGAGCGGCGCACTTCCATTCTGCGTAACCTGCCCGGCTTCAGCGAAAGCATTCTGCAGAACGCTGGGCGGGGCGTGATCCAGAACCGCCAGCGCAGCAGCCAGCTGCTCGAACACACCCTGAACTACAATCAGAAAATCGGTCCGGGTCAGTTCGACGGCGTATTGGGCTTCTCTTATCAGAAGTTCAACAACCAGGCCAGCTTCCTGCAGGCGCAGCTGTTCCAGTCGACGGCCGTGTTCCCGTATACCAACAACATGAACGCCGTGAACAACCAGGGCAGCAACAAGGCGTATTTTGCCGGTTCTGATCTGAACGAGAGCGAACTCCAGTCGTACTTTGGCCGGGTGAACTACAACCTCAACGAGAAGTACCTGCTGACCGCCACGGTCCGGGTCGATGGTTCGTCCAAGTTCGGTCCCAACAACAAGTACGGGGTTTTCCCGGCTTTTGGTGCGGGCTGGAACATCTCGGACGAAGCTTTCATGCAGGGCGTGAAGGAAAAAGGCGTCACGGCGAAGATTCGTGGCAGCTGGGGCGTCACGGGTAACCAGGAATTCCCGGCCAACATCACGCCGGTGCGGTACACCTTCGACCAGAACAACAACGCCACCAACCGGGACATCGTTAACAACGACAACCTGCGCTGGGAGCAGACACGGCAGTTTGGCATCGGTGCCGACCTGACGTTCTTCAACGGCCGTCTGGGTGCAACCATCGACTACTTCGACAAGAACACCACCGACCTGCTCTTCGAAGCGGCCTACGCCGCTCCGGCTCCGGCCCGTGCCCGCTGGATCAACCTGCCGGCCAACATTATCAACCGGGGGGTTGAACTGGGTATCACGTACGACATCGTGCGGGGAGAGAACTTCACCTGGGACGTGGCCGCCAACGGAACCTTCCTGAAAAACGAAGTTACTGACTTCACGGGTCTCTACAACGCCGGTGCCATCAACGGCCAGGGGCTGACCGGGGCATATGCCCAGCGCATCGTAGGCGGCCGTCCGCTGTTCTCGTTCTTCATGCCGACGTTTACGGGCTTCGACGCGAGCGGCTTCGGTCAGTACACCGACCCCACGCTGCAACTGGCGTATGTAGGTTCGGCCATTCCGACCTACAACTTCGGTCTGACCAACAACTTCGGGTACAAAGGCTGGAGCGCGAGCCTGTTCATTACGGGAGCGGGTGGCAACTACCTCTATAACAACACCGCCAACGCGATCTTCGTCAAAGGTAACCTTGGCGTAGGCCGCAACGTGACGACCGACGTGGTGACCAACGGTGAAAACCGCCTCAACCCGCCGATCGTATCGACGCGCTTCCTGGAGAAGGGTGACTTCGTGCGACTGTCGAACCTGGTGATCAGCCGGGGCATCAACCTGCCCGCCGGCAGCGCCATCCGTGGCCTGCGTGTATCGCTGACGGGTCAGAACCTGCTCGTGCTGACGAAGTACACCGGTATCGATCCTGAGGTGAACACCAACAAAACGCTGGACGGCATCCCGTCGCTGGGGATTGACTACACCTCGTTCCCGACCGCCCGTACGTTTACGCTGGGTATCACCGGCACATTCTAA
- a CDS encoding RagB/SusD family nutrient uptake outer membrane protein — protein sequence MKKLLNTQLIAATSLIVLGVSCTNLEDRVLDRPTTLNSGGSASANLDQLLNGVYGQLNSFSDQANAYAMQEHSSDEMMGPTRGTDWDDFGTWRRLHQHTWDATHNQIIGAWNNLNTGLFRATEATAAAATANNTSVQAQARFLRAFFMFHIVDLYGQVPFREANASFDDVPRVLTRTEATQFIIDDLTYALANLPAAKNPGRATRDAVRFLLAKVYLNRAVFTQNPQQPAGPYTFAAADMNQVIANCDAIISSNNYTLEPAGQYFDNFHWDNSTLSNEIIFSVVNERGSPQASVQNRYRMTMHYNQPLGGGWNGFTTLSDFYNSFEAADQRRGAAIPGLTDRTGIRAGFLVGPQTDQTGRALSERGGAPLNFTPTLNLLYANESNGIRVIKYPIDPQNPEAPGNDYVFFRYADVLLMKAEAILRGGTATGGATAASLVNQVRAQRGVAALASVTADNLLAERGRELYWEGWRRNDMVRFGTFTRPFDQKPTTTPEYRVVYPIPQQALDTNPNLKQNFGY from the coding sequence ATGAAAAAACTACTTAATACACAGTTGATTGCAGCCACCAGCCTGATTGTTCTGGGCGTTAGCTGCACGAATCTGGAAGACCGCGTACTGGACCGGCCGACGACGCTCAACTCGGGCGGGTCCGCGTCGGCAAACCTGGATCAGTTGCTGAACGGGGTATATGGTCAGTTGAACTCGTTCAGTGATCAGGCCAACGCCTACGCGATGCAGGAACATTCCAGTGACGAAATGATGGGCCCCACGCGGGGAACGGACTGGGACGACTTCGGCACCTGGCGTCGTCTGCACCAGCACACCTGGGATGCGACGCACAACCAGATCATCGGCGCCTGGAACAACCTGAACACGGGTCTGTTCCGCGCGACGGAAGCCACCGCCGCCGCCGCAACGGCCAACAACACGTCGGTTCAGGCACAGGCACGGTTCCTGCGGGCTTTCTTCATGTTCCATATCGTGGACTTGTACGGCCAGGTGCCTTTCCGGGAAGCCAATGCCAGCTTCGACGATGTACCCCGCGTCCTGACGCGGACCGAAGCGACGCAGTTCATCATCGACGATCTGACCTACGCCCTGGCGAACCTGCCGGCCGCCAAGAACCCCGGCCGGGCTACGCGCGACGCCGTTCGTTTCCTGCTGGCGAAAGTCTACCTGAACCGGGCGGTGTTTACCCAGAACCCGCAGCAACCGGCCGGACCGTATACGTTTGCGGCTGCCGACATGAACCAGGTGATTGCCAACTGCGACGCCATCATCAGCAGCAACAACTATACGCTGGAACCGGCGGGACAGTATTTCGACAACTTCCACTGGGACAACTCCACGCTTTCCAACGAAATCATCTTTTCGGTGGTCAACGAGCGCGGGTCGCCGCAGGCAAGTGTGCAGAACCGCTACCGCATGACGATGCACTACAACCAGCCGCTGGGCGGAGGCTGGAACGGCTTTACGACGCTGTCTGATTTCTACAACAGCTTTGAAGCGGCTGACCAGCGCCGGGGCGCGGCCATTCCGGGCCTGACCGACCGGACCGGTATCCGGGCGGGCTTCCTGGTAGGACCGCAGACCGACCAGACCGGTCGTGCGCTTAGCGAACGGGGTGGGGCTCCGCTGAACTTCACGCCGACCCTGAACCTGCTCTACGCGAATGAGTCGAACGGTATTCGTGTCATCAAGTACCCGATCGACCCCCAGAACCCCGAAGCGCCGGGTAACGACTACGTCTTCTTCCGCTACGCCGACGTGCTGCTGATGAAGGCAGAAGCCATTCTGCGCGGCGGTACAGCTACCGGTGGCGCTACGGCCGCGAGCCTGGTCAACCAGGTGCGGGCCCAGCGTGGCGTAGCGGCCCTGGCTTCGGTTACGGCCGACAACCTGCTCGCCGAGCGGGGTCGTGAGCTGTACTGGGAAGGCTGGCGCCGAAACGACATGGTTCGCTTTGGCACCTTTACGCGCCCCTTCGACCAGAAGCCGACCACCACGCCCGAGTACCGTGTGGTGTACCCGATTCCGCAGCAGGCGCTCGACACGAACCCGAATCTGAAGCAAAACTTCGGATACTAA